Proteins encoded by one window of Vigna radiata var. radiata cultivar VC1973A chromosome 5, Vradiata_ver6, whole genome shotgun sequence:
- the LOC106761887 gene encoding histone-lysine N-methyltransferase ASHH2 isoform X2 gives MRSCGRSATVNDPSGGSVIEQHLYSEVAEQVVSVQESCLEVACNVVDSNADLSTVTDGYEGEDFVGSARCIDEGSCDALGLASECENADLLSLEKPAEDDCLNCLGVSYGGIEVPCASSGPEGNFQGEENFDLRSRPLTTDDSPRHCAQQDGQKDDKSHVSPAAGDESVVGGKIDDTCLLGDVFNHVLDFRDSEMSLELESVADLLVDCNQQNEQQEMMRNADSLFNVVEKCDNLIGTEADACRHISPTVDMEVPSGALYADTEVDSTSDPKDGCQGTVESSSVDSPCEPALLDPGCEMKNDVLQIEDAFCKLKDCSSEETSNSTFRKPFSPESGLPWVASIANCSSKDVSDLHCKGDDVSTPTATNNAVDDPGKMVNDGKEALNVDCITESIPLLSQRSSRRSKVGRKTQTKKASRRGKNKTKVTCPNGDYMKLYSEAARKKRSCFSKPARSSIWGLIGNIEHFFEHDSEHAVREAVCQEFGKARSKRQSGKAVKNNASTGSLSSVKKCPVSTTRVRLKIKFGKEPDLSCSNVLTPESVDGLASASYLESGSASQKIASNLEDKMLKVVTLGNTESFNNNVDKDDLVRNGQVANSPIEGHTEITEKADGDVEEHCLAAPPEKVIEALIEPINNKGMDPGTSPDSEVINSIPEVHVAERHEEDLHDAVLGSSKELNSKVDATVSKRGKKKDKLISSGICITEDESQGPPRNRRGKQSKNRRGKKNCTGAISSLDLSTPTQINKSVSSKQLCPESLSLSGETELGRTAEALKVKNDMDINTSCKPSVDNGFSESQVSENMLSSARPLGRKLPKSLRPSKVSRTKFKASDSADRKKTTCTRKEKQKKPIVKSEVKRKGASLKITCEMEDRPHAEANIGNHKLDAIRKINAEDNKVSVNISSLDTLSGVGLGGQLPSPRNAWVRCDDCYKWRRIPAVLADLIDETNRTWTCKDSSDRAFADCAVPQEKSNAEINAELGLSDASGDEDAYEGSKNFKELEYRPPFVSQGSTFTHIFTNEFLHRSHKTQTIDEIMVCHCKAPQEGKFGCGDECLNRMLNIECAQGTCPCGDRCSNQQFQKRKYASLRWFKCGKKGYGLKALGNVAKGQFLIEYVGEVLDMQTYEARQREYALKGHRHFYFMTLNGSEVIDASAKGNLGRFINHSCDPNCRTEKWMVNGEICIGLFALRDIKQDEELTFDYNYVRVFGAAAKKCYCGSPSCRGYIGGGDPLNAELIVQSDSEEEFPEPVMLTRDGKIEEAPKYCNNDDTESARNMLKGRDVLEKSTSAIDSDGSPEKESSMNPTSAVSLLQSSAEMEDSKGKLPSAIRVEEISQQMEDVTSKPMPAVQGYEKEKESEFADKTSPTQRLETTSPLTASSKILTNSTGSNRESKSEIIEGKKNPKLNGSVKKGKVHTSPPNGLKAEVTANRLQLSSVKHKKVEGSSNGRFEAVQEKLNELLDGDGGISKRKDATKGYLKLLFLTVASGDRSNGEAIQSNRDLSMILDALLKTKSRAVLNDIINKNGLQMLHNIMKQYRQDFKKIPILRKLLKVLEYLAASKILTPEQINGGPPCHGMESFRESMLSLTEHDDKQVHQIARSFRDRWFPRPNRKHGYLDRDDNRMESHRTFNGNRFSASHCHRHEQDLRAAEVIDCSQQSMHVTTPVDADTQESCPAHSVDVVEIKGPKKRKRKSRWDQPGESNSLSDAVMSSVGESQNIHEDVPPGFSCPLNASSLNSGNLVLQNASRSGCPSDLVVGHSKRKFNSRLPVAYGMPWSVAQQYGTPHTEFPERWVTAPGIPFVPFPPLPPYPRDNKDSQPSNNYIAMIIDQPAEAMTRDHSAEVKEGDNSSMVTCCADDMIPSTTSANPEESNLLFEDNEAKRMKGDSHDLVTKYYRQQKWNNSKIHRPWFRRNAWKCNENNSNGDMCSIGVDVPKESEDTCDAEDAICREEKGGNNIY, from the exons ATGAGGTCCTGTGGGAGATCTGCTACCGTTAATGATCCCTCTGGAGGGTCTGTTATTGAGCAGCATTTGTACTCAGAGGTTGCGGAGCAGGTTGTTTCTGTGCAGGAGTCTTGTTTGGAAGTGGCCTGCAATGTTGTGGACTCTAATGCTGACCTCTCCACTGTGACCGATGGTTATGAGGGAGAGGACTTTGTGGGTTCTGCAAGGTGTATAGATGAGGGGTCTTGTGATGCTCTGGGTTTGGCAAGTGAATGTGAAAATGCTGATTTGTTGTCACTGGAGAAACCCGCTGAAGATGATTGCTTGAATTGTTTGGGGGTTTCTTATGGGGGCATTGAAGTTCCCTGTGCAAGCAGTGGCCCTGAGGGGAATTTTCAGGGTGAGGAAAACTTTGATTTGCGGTCGCGGCCCCTGACTACTGATGATTCACCGAGGCATTGTGCTCAACAGGATGGGCAGAAAGATGATAAGAGCCACGTGTCACCTGCAGCAGGAGATGAGTCCGTCGTGGGAGGCAAAATCGATGACACATGTCTTCTTGGTGATGTTTTCAATCATGTACTTGATTTCAGGGACTCTGAAATGTCTTTGGAATTAGAATCTGTAGCTGACTTGTTAGTTGATTGCAACCAGCAAAATGAGCAGCAGGAAATGATGAGAAATGCAGATTCCTTGTTCAATGTTGTGGAAAAATGTGATAATCTAATTGGGACAGAAGCTGATGCCTGCAGGCATATATCTCCTACTGTGGATATGGAAGTGCCATCTGGCGCATTATATGCAGATACCGAAGTAGATAGCACAAGTGACCCGAAAGATG GTTGCCAAGGGACTGTTGAGAGCTCATCTGTAGATTCTCCTTGTGAGCCTGCCTTGTTGGATCCAGGTTGTGAAATGAAGAATGATGTACTACAAATAGAAGATGCTTTCTGTAAATTGAAGGACTGTTCCTCAGAAGAAACTAGCAACTCTACCTTTAGAAAGCCGTTTTCTCCAGAATCAGGCCTGCCCTGGGTTGCTTCAATTGCCAACTGCTCTTCGAAGGATGTTTCTGATCTCCATTGTAAGGGGGATGATGTTTCTACTCCTACTGCTACCAATAATGCTGTGGACGATCCAGGGAAGATGGTTAATGATGGAAAAGAAGCACTTAATGTTGATTGTATCACTGAAAGCATTCCATTACTTTCTCAAAGGAGTAGTCGAAGAAGTAAAGTAGGCCGCAAGACACAGACCAAAAAGGCTTCAAGAAGAGGCAAAAACAAAACCAAGGTGACATGTCCTAATGGGGATTATATGAAGTTATATTCAGAGGCTgctagaaagaaaagaagttgttTCTCCAAACCAGCTCGTTCTTCTATCTGGGGATTGATTGGGaatattgaacatttttttgaGCACGATAGTGAGCACGCAGTTCGTGAAGCTGTATGTCAAGAATTTGGAAAGGCAAGAAGCAAGCGTCAAAGTGGGAAAGCAGTTAAGAATAATGCAAGTACTGGCTCATTGAGTTCAGTAAAGAAGTGTCCTGTTTCAACCACCCGTGTTCGTCTAAAGATCAAATTTGGTAAAGAACCTGATTTAAGTTGCTCAAATGTCTTGACTCCTGAGTCTGTTGATGGCTTGGCTTCTGCGTCCTACTTGGAGTCTGGTTCAGCTTCTCAGAAAATAGCCAGCAATCTCGAAGATAAAATGTTGAAAGTGGTGACATTGGGCAATACAGAATCTTTCAACAATAACGTGGATAAGGATGACCTTGTTCGAAATGGACAAGTGGCTAATAGCCCCATAGAAGGACATACTGAAATAACGGAGAAGGCAGATGGAGATGTAGAGGAGCATTGTCTTGCAGCTCCTCCAGAGAAGGTGATTGAGGCATTGATTGAACCTATCAACAACAAGGGTATGGATCCTGGAACTTCACCTGATTCAGAAGTGATCAATTCAATTCCCGAAGTCCATGTTGCAGAGAGACATGAAGAAGATTTACATGATGCTGTTTTAGGTTCTTCTAAAGAGTTAAATTCTAAAGTGGATGCCACTGTAAGTAAAAGAgggaagaagaaagacaaaCTTATCAGTTCAGGTATTTGTATCACTGAAGATGAATCTCAAGGTCCACCTAGGAACCGTAGAGGGAAGCAGTCAAAGAACCGCAGGGGTAAGAAAAATTGTACGGGTGCAATTAGCTCTTTGGATTTGTCTACTCCAACTCAGATAAACAAATCTGTGAGCAGTAAACAATTGTGCCCGGAATCTTTGTCCCTTTCTGGAGAGACTGAACTTGGACGCACTGCTGAGGCtttgaaagttaaaaatgaCATGGACATTAATACAAGTTGCAAACCATCAGTTGACAATGGATTTTCAGAATCTCAGGTTTCTGAGAATATGCTGTCTTCTGCAAGGCCTTTGGGTCGTAAACTACCTAAAAGTCTTAGACCCAGTAAAGTTAGCAGGACCAAATTTAAAGCTTCTGACTCGGCTGACAGGAAAAAGACTACATGTACACGAAAGGAGAAACAGAAAAAGCCAATTGTTAAGTCTGAAGTCAAGAGAAAAGGTGCCTCTCTTAAAATTACATGTGAAATGGAAGATCGCCCACATGCAG AAGCAAATATTGGAAATCATAAACTGGATGCTATCAGAAAAATTAATGCCGAGGACAACAAAGTATCAGTCAACATATCTAGTTTGGACACGCTGTCTGGTGTTGGACTGGGTGGGCAACTTCCGTCTCCCCGTAATGCGTGGGTGCGATGCGATGATTGTTACAAATGGAGGCGAATTCCAGCTGTGCTTGCAGACCTAATTGATGAAACTAACCGTACCTG GACATGTAAGGACAGCAGTGATAGAGCTTTTGCTGACTGTGCTGTTCCTCAAGAAAAGTCAAATGCAGAGATTAATGCAGAGTTGGGATTATCAGATGCCTCGGGTGACGAAGATGCATATGAAGGCTCCAAAAATTTTAAGGAATTAGAATATCGGCCTCCATTTG TTTCCCAGGGGTCAACTTTTACCCATATATTCACCAATGAATTCCTGCATCGTAGCCATAAAACTCAGACTATTGATGAG ATAATGGTCTGTCATTGCAAGGCACCTCAAGAAGGAAAGTTCGGCTGTGGAGATGAATGCCTAAATCGGATGCTTAATATTGAATGTGCACAAGGAACATGCCCATGTGGGGACCGTTGTTCTAACCAGCAG TTCCAAAAACGCAAGTATGCTAGTCTGAGGTGGTTTAAATGTGGGAAAAAAGGTTATGGACTGAAGGCACTTGGCAATGTTGCTAAAGGCCAGTTTCTTATTGAATACGTTGGAGAG GTGCTTGATATGCAAACGTACGAGGCACGGCAAAGAGAATATGCTTTGAAGGGTCATCGACATTTCTATTTTATGACCTTGAATGGCAGTGAG GTAATAGATGCAAGTGCTAAAGGAAACTTGGGGCGTTTCATTAATCATAGTTGTGATCCTAATTGTCGGACAGAAAAG TGGATGGTGAATGGGGAGATCTGTATTGGACTGTTTGCACTGAGGGATATTAAGCAG GATGAAGAATTGACATTTGACTACAACTATGTAAGGGTTTTTGGTGCTGCagcaaaaaaatgttattgtgGTTCACCTAGTTGTCGAGGTTATATAGGTGGTGGTGATCCACTTAACGCTGAACTGATAGTTCAAAGTGATTCAGAAGAGGAATTTCCAGAACCTGTTATGCTTACGAGAGATGGTAAAATTGAAGAGGCACCCAAGTATTGTAATAATGATGATACAGAATCTGCTAGAAATATGTTAAAAGGCAGGGATGTATTGGAAAAGTCTACAAGTGCTATAGATTCAGATGGTTCTCCAGAAAAAGAAAGTTCCATGAACCCTACCTCTGCTGTTTCTCTGTTGCAAAGCTCAGCAGAAATGGAGGATTCAAAGGGCAAGTTACCATCTGCCATTCGAGTTGAAGAAATTTCTCAACAAATGGAGGATGTAACAAGCAAACCCATGCCTGCCGTACAAGgatatgaaaaggaaaaggaatcAGAGTTTGCAGACAAAACTTCTCCCACTCAAAGATTAGAGACTACTTCTCCTCTTACAGCTTCCAGCAAAATATTAACTAATTCGACTGGTAGTAATAGGGAATCCAAGTCTGAAATAATTGAAGGCAAGAAGAATCCCAAGTTAAATGGTTCTGTTAAAAAGGGAAAGGTGCATACTAGTCCTCCAAATGGCCTTAAAGCCGAGGTGACAGCCAATAGATTGCAGTTGTCATCTGTCAAACATAAAAAGGTTGAAGGTTCTTCCAATGGACGGTTTGAAGCAG TTCAGGAGAAACTTAATGAGTTGCTGGATGGAGATGGGGGAATAAGCAAAAGAAAG GATGCTACCAAAGGGTACTTGAAGCTTTTGTTTCTTACTGTGGCATCCGGTGATAGAAGCAACGGTGAAGCAATTCAAAG TAATCGAGATCTTTCCATGATACTTGACGCCCTTCTGAAAACAAAATCTAGAGCAGTGCTGAatgatataattaacaaaaatg GTTTACAAATGTTACATAACATTATGAAGCAGTACAGGCAGGACTTCAAAAAAATTCCAATACTGCGAAAGCTTCTGAAG GTCTTGGAGTACCTAGCAGCAAGCAAGATTTTGACACCTGAACAGATTAATGGTGGTCCTCCGTGTCATGGGATGGAGAG CTTTAGAGAGTCAATGCTTTCTCTGACAGAGCATGATGACAAACAG GTCCATCAAATTGCTCGAAGCTTCCGAGACAGATGGTTTCCCAGACCCAACAGAAAACATGGCTATTTGGACAGGGATGATAATAGAATGGAATCTCACAGAACTTTCAATGGTAACAGATTTTCAGCATCACACTGTCATAGACATGAACAGGATTTAAGGGCTGCAGAAGTAATTGACTGTAGTCAGCAGTCTATGCACGTGACAACTCCAGTAGATGCTGATACCCAGGAAAGCTGTCCTGCCCACTCTGTAGATGTGGTTGAAATCAAAGGACCTAAAAAACGGAAGCGCAAGAGCCGATGGGATCAACCGGGGGAGTCAAACTCACTTTCTGATGCTGTTATGAGCTCCGTTGGTGAAAGCCAGAACATTCATGAGGATGTTCCACCAGGGTTTTCGTGTCCATTAAATGCTTCTTCCCTAAACTCTGGCAATCTTGTATTGCAAAATGCAAGCCGTTCTGGATGTCCCTCTGATTTAGTAGTTGGTCATTCAAAAAGGAAATTTAATTCTCGCTTGCCTGTGGCTTATGGAATGCCATGGTCTGTTGCCCAGCAATATGGAACACCTCATACTGAATTTCCAGAGCGCTGGGTCACTGCACCTGGCATACCTTTCGTTCCATTTCCTCCACTACCCCCATATCCTCGAGACAATAAAGACTCTCAAccttctaataattatattgcTATGATAATCGATCAGCCTGCTGAAGCTATGACAAGGGATCACTCTGCTGAAGTCAAGGAGGGCGATAACAGTAGTATGGTCACTTGTTGCGCAGATGATATGATTCCCAGCACAACTAGTGCTAACCCTGAAGAGTCAAACCTTCTGTTTGAGGACAACGAAGCCAAACGAATGAAGGGTGACTCCCATGATTTGGTAACGAAGTACTATAGACAGCAGAAATGgaataattcaaaaatacatCGACCATGGTTCCGGAGGAATGCATGGAAATGTAATGAGAACAACTCTAATGGTGATATGTGCAGTATAGGTGTAGATGTACCAAAAGAGTCGGAAGATACTTGTGATGCGGAGGATGCAATCTGTAGAGAGGAGAAAGGTGGCAATAATATTTATTAG